The following proteins are co-located in the Sporosarcina pasteurii genome:
- the adh gene encoding aldehyde dehydrogenase, producing MVQAVENKVYAFPNTEGAVVNFKEKYDNYIGGKWTPPVKGQYFDNVTPVTGKVFTKVARSTAEDIELALDAAHAAKDAWGKTSVTERANILLKIADRIEENKELLAVAESWDNGKAVREPLAADIPLAVDHFRYFASAIRAQEGGVSQIDDDTVAYHFHEPIGVVGQIIPWNFPILMAVWKLAPALAAGNCVVLKPAEQTPASIMVLLELIEDLLPAGVVNVVNGFGLEAGKPLASSPRIGKIAFTGETTTGRLIMQYASQNTIPVTLELGGKSPNIFFEDIADADDEFFDKAVEGFVMFALNQGEVCTCPSRALIHESIYDKFMARALEKVKAIKTGNPLDPTVMMGAQASSEQLEKILSYLDIGKQEGAECLIGGEKNELPGDLKDGYYVKPTVFKGNNKMRVFQEEIFGPVVSVTTFKTKEEALEIANDTLYGLGAAVWTRDINTAYRFGRNIQAGRVWTNCYHVYPAHAAFGGYKASGIGRENHLQMLSHYQQTKNMLVSYDKNKTGLF from the coding sequence ATGGTACAAGCTGTTGAAAACAAGGTCTATGCGTTTCCAAACACTGAAGGTGCTGTCGTTAATTTTAAGGAGAAGTATGACAACTATATTGGTGGGAAATGGACGCCGCCAGTAAAAGGGCAATACTTTGATAATGTAACGCCGGTTACTGGAAAAGTTTTCACAAAAGTGGCACGCTCGACGGCAGAAGATATTGAACTTGCATTAGACGCAGCGCATGCCGCAAAAGATGCGTGGGGTAAGACATCTGTCACAGAACGTGCGAACATCCTCTTGAAAATTGCAGATCGTATTGAAGAAAATAAAGAATTGCTGGCAGTTGCGGAGTCTTGGGATAACGGTAAAGCAGTTCGCGAACCGTTAGCTGCAGACATACCGCTTGCGGTTGATCATTTCCGTTATTTTGCAAGCGCAATCCGTGCGCAAGAAGGCGGCGTGAGTCAAATCGATGATGATACGGTTGCTTATCATTTTCACGAGCCGATTGGCGTTGTTGGACAGATTATTCCTTGGAACTTCCCAATCTTAATGGCTGTGTGGAAATTAGCGCCAGCATTAGCAGCAGGAAACTGCGTTGTCTTGAAACCGGCTGAACAAACGCCGGCATCTATTATGGTGTTGCTAGAGTTAATTGAAGATTTACTTCCAGCAGGCGTTGTGAACGTCGTCAACGGTTTCGGTTTGGAAGCAGGTAAACCGCTCGCGTCTAGCCCGCGAATTGGCAAAATTGCATTTACTGGTGAGACGACGACAGGGCGCCTCATTATGCAATATGCATCACAAAATACAATTCCAGTAACATTAGAACTTGGCGGAAAGTCACCGAATATTTTCTTTGAAGATATCGCTGATGCAGACGACGAGTTTTTCGATAAAGCAGTAGAAGGATTTGTTATGTTCGCACTAAACCAAGGTGAAGTATGTACATGTCCTTCCCGTGCGCTCATCCATGAGTCCATTTACGATAAATTTATGGCGCGTGCACTTGAAAAAGTAAAGGCGATTAAAACAGGAAATCCACTAGATCCAACTGTTATGATGGGGGCACAGGCATCATCTGAACAATTGGAGAAAATCTTGTCTTACCTGGATATCGGTAAACAAGAAGGCGCTGAATGCTTAATTGGCGGCGAGAAGAATGAACTGCCAGGCGATTTGAAAGACGGATATTACGTGAAGCCAACTGTCTTTAAAGGCAATAATAAAATGCGCGTTTTCCAAGAAGAAATCTTTGGTCCTGTAGTCTCTGTAACGACTTTCAAAACGAAAGAAGAAGCATTGGAAATCGCAAACGATACTTTATATGGATTAGGTGCTGCAGTATGGACGCGCGATATTAATACTGCGTATCGTTTTGGCCGTAATATCCAAGCAGGTCGCGTCTGGACAAATTGCTACCACGTCTACCCTGCACATGCAGCTTTCGGTGGCTATAAAGCATCTGGTATCGGTAGAGAAAATCACTTGCAAATGCTCTCTCATTACCAGCAAACAAAAAATATGCTCGTAAGCTATGACAAAAATAAAACGGGTCTCTTTTAA
- a CDS encoding DUF779 domain-containing protein: MNEIARVIATDATLELLALLKSKYGPLMFHQSGGCCDGSSPMCYPKGELIIGQQDVLLGKIGDVPFYMHQNQFDYWKHTQLIIDVVDGRGGMFSLEGVEGKRFLTRSRAFTDEENERLASIEG, translated from the coding sequence ATGAATGAAATCGCGCGCGTAATCGCTACCGATGCGACTCTTGAACTTCTAGCCTTATTAAAGTCGAAGTATGGACCGCTCATGTTCCACCAATCGGGTGGTTGCTGTGATGGGTCTTCGCCAATGTGCTATCCAAAAGGCGAGTTAATCATTGGTCAGCAAGATGTGTTGCTCGGTAAAATTGGAGACGTTCCGTTTTACATGCACCAAAACCAATTTGATTATTGGAAGCATACACAACTGATCATTGATGTAGTCGATGGACGGGGCGGCATGTTCTCTCTTGAAGGCGTAGAAGGCAAACGATTCTTGACGAGGTCACGAGCCTTTACAGATGAAGAAAATGAACGATTAGCCAGTATAGAAGGTTAG
- a CDS encoding YIP1 family protein, translating into MNPFLSIWSKPEQTLQDMIEQRSLGYGILVTVIVSIGTSVFSFADTGLLSGFSLPTILFISLFIAITMSVFFYFFNAGVYLFIGKILGGKGQWKQMCLAVASGSLPMIGMLPISIIAVLIYGKDLFREPVGPFAVTNMSFGFYVFYLIVMMGLSIYGIVILSKAIGYAHQFSALRGFGTIMIYAGIVFVIVICLVILVISGLVFLGL; encoded by the coding sequence ATGAATCCTTTTCTATCAATTTGGTCGAAACCGGAACAAACTTTGCAAGATATGATTGAGCAAAGATCACTCGGTTATGGAATTTTAGTTACTGTGATTGTATCCATTGGCACAAGTGTGTTTTCATTTGCAGATACGGGTCTATTATCAGGATTTTCATTGCCGACAATTCTTTTTATTTCTTTATTTATTGCTATTACAATGAGTGTGTTTTTCTATTTTTTTAATGCGGGCGTGTATTTATTTATTGGAAAAATTCTTGGCGGAAAAGGTCAATGGAAGCAAATGTGCTTGGCGGTCGCAAGTGGTTCACTTCCAATGATTGGAATGCTTCCTATCTCAATCATTGCAGTACTGATTTATGGAAAAGATTTATTTAGAGAGCCTGTTGGACCGTTTGCGGTTACAAATATGTCGTTCGGTTTTTATGTATTTTATCTGATTGTCATGATGGGTTTATCAATCTATGGCATCGTTATTCTGTCTAAAGCAATTGGGTATGCACATCAGTTTTCGGCGTTAAGAGGGTTTGGAACAATTATGATATACGCAGGAATTGTCTTCGTCATCGTTATTTGTCTCGTCATTTTAGTGATCAGTGGTTTAGTATTTTTGGGACTCTGA
- a CDS encoding amidohydrolase has product MNQQIKDTVTRDREELIALRRTFHSEPELPWEEVKTTQFICDYLDKLGISYRKTEPTGVIAEIEGQPGGKTVALRGDMDALPVEQLNTHVPYASKVAGKMHACGHDAHTSMLLMAAKALSEVKDGLQGNIRLIFQPAEEIAEGAKAMVEQGAMESVDHVFGIHIWSQMQTHQVSCPPGPSFAAADIFKVHFVGKGGHGAIPEDCIDAAVVASSFVMNVQTVISRTIDPQNAAVLTIGRMDVGTRFNVIAENALIEGTVRTFNQETRDHIEKSIADYAQNVAAMYGATAEVEYIRGTQPVINNEASAMLVQQVATEAFGPDVLYNEKPTMGAEDFSFYLDKAPGSFALVGSGNTEKDTEWSHHHGSFDIDEDALATGAELYAQFAWAYLNQ; this is encoded by the coding sequence ATCAATCAACAAATTAAAGATACAGTTACACGGGATCGTGAAGAGCTAATCGCATTGCGACGAACATTCCATAGTGAACCGGAGTTGCCGTGGGAAGAAGTGAAAACAACCCAGTTCATTTGCGATTATCTCGACAAGCTTGGCATTTCGTACCGAAAAACAGAACCAACAGGAGTCATTGCTGAGATAGAAGGTCAACCAGGCGGTAAGACGGTTGCGCTGCGAGGCGATATGGATGCGCTACCTGTTGAACAGTTAAATACGCATGTCCCATACGCTTCAAAAGTAGCGGGGAAAATGCATGCGTGTGGACATGATGCGCATACTTCCATGCTGCTGATGGCTGCAAAAGCCTTGTCGGAAGTGAAGGACGGGCTTCAAGGAAATATCCGTCTAATATTCCAGCCAGCTGAAGAAATTGCAGAGGGAGCTAAGGCGATGGTTGAACAAGGTGCGATGGAGAGTGTTGATCATGTATTTGGAATCCATATTTGGTCACAAATGCAGACACATCAAGTGTCATGTCCGCCTGGACCATCGTTCGCCGCCGCTGACATTTTCAAGGTTCACTTTGTAGGAAAAGGCGGGCACGGAGCGATTCCTGAAGATTGTATCGACGCGGCAGTTGTCGCTTCTTCATTCGTGATGAACGTTCAAACAGTGATCTCGCGGACAATCGATCCGCAAAATGCCGCCGTTCTTACAATCGGCAGAATGGATGTTGGCACGCGATTTAACGTGATTGCTGAGAATGCACTTATAGAAGGAACAGTGCGTACATTTAATCAGGAGACGCGTGATCATATTGAAAAAAGCATTGCCGATTATGCTCAAAACGTGGCAGCAATGTACGGTGCGACTGCGGAAGTCGAATATATTCGTGGTACACAACCGGTGATTAATAATGAAGCCAGCGCGATGCTTGTACAGCAAGTTGCTACAGAAGCATTTGGTCCGGATGTTCTTTATAATGAAAAACCAACGATGGGCGCGGAAGACTTCTCGTTTTATTTGGATAAAGCCCCAGGTAGCTTCGCGCTTGTAGGAAGTGGGAACACCGAGAAAGATACGGAATGGTCGCATCACCATGGCAGCTTTGATATTGACGAAGATGCACTTGCGACAGGCGCAGAACTCTATGCACAATTTGCATGGGCGTATTTGAACCAGTAA
- a CDS encoding thiol-disulfide oxidoreductase DCC family protein, giving the protein MKRIVLFDGACNFCNANVHFIINRDPYAHFYFSSLQSDKGQELVQKFAIPKEKDSLVLIENNKVYTESSAALHIAKKLDGLWHLLFLLILIPRPIRDGVYKCIAKNRYNWFAKKKDSCTLPSSEIRRRFL; this is encoded by the coding sequence ATGAAACGAATTGTTTTATTTGATGGAGCGTGCAACTTTTGTAATGCAAATGTTCATTTTATAATTAATCGTGATCCTTATGCACATTTCTACTTTTCTTCATTACAAAGTGACAAAGGCCAAGAACTTGTTCAAAAGTTTGCGATTCCAAAAGAGAAAGACAGTCTCGTCCTGATTGAAAATAATAAAGTCTATACGGAGTCTTCTGCCGCCTTGCATATTGCCAAAAAACTAGACGGGTTATGGCATCTATTGTTCTTACTTATACTCATTCCACGCCCAATTCGTGACGGCGTTTATAAGTGTATCGCGAAAAATCGGTATAATTGGTTTGCCAAGAAGAAAGATTCTTGTACATTGCCTTCTTCTGAAATTAGGAGAAGATTCCTCTGA
- a CDS encoding biotin transporter BioY: MTTVVEHRKGMDALSLVHCGMFAALMMIGANITAFVPFLVVGGVPITLQTFFAILAGLILGSRLGAISMTVYMFIGLAGAPVFSKFSGGFGAVVSPTFGFIVSFIFTAYIAGKIVEKNGKLQGYIIAALVAMTVNYLFGTNWMYFAYKLWAAAPDAFTYKVAWLWMLPPLPKDILLAVLAGIFGHRMFKILRVRR; this comes from the coding sequence ATGACAACAGTAGTAGAACACAGAAAAGGAATGGATGCATTAAGTCTAGTGCATTGTGGCATGTTTGCGGCACTTATGATGATTGGTGCAAACATAACGGCGTTCGTACCGTTTTTAGTAGTTGGTGGGGTTCCTATTACGTTACAAACTTTTTTTGCGATTCTGGCGGGGCTCATTCTCGGTAGTCGTTTAGGTGCTATTTCGATGACGGTTTACATGTTCATTGGACTAGCAGGTGCACCTGTATTTTCAAAGTTCAGTGGTGGCTTTGGGGCAGTTGTGAGCCCGACGTTTGGATTTATTGTTTCCTTTATATTTACGGCCTATATCGCTGGGAAGATTGTTGAAAAGAATGGGAAATTACAAGGGTACATCATCGCTGCGCTAGTTGCGATGACGGTGAATTATTTATTTGGAACGAACTGGATGTATTTTGCTTATAAACTGTGGGCTGCTGCGCCTGATGCATTTACATATAAAGTGGCGTGGCTATGGATGTTACCACCATTACCTAAAGATATTCTTCTCGCGGTATTGGCAGGGATCTTTGGACATCGAATGTTCAAAATATTGAGAGTGAGGCGATAA
- a CDS encoding Zn-dependent hydrolase, which translates to MKANQNRIQQHIELLSQFTATPGQGVTRLTYSQEDLLARNYIKERMVEYGLTVTEDGFGNIFGKLEGQMPDKPSVLVGSHFDSVPNGGAYDGTAGVVVGLELAALFKENAITPLYPLEIIAFVEEEGSRFGGGLMGSRGMMGVLTESDFDQLADAEGILAKDAMLEIGLDPSKKKVRDPKTILAFLELHIEQGPILEEKGIQVGIVEGIVGLTHLEVTVQGRAGHAGTTPMDRRSDALVTAARIVGDLPEIAATVGNGTVITTGRLNVFPNGSNVIPENVTFTVDIRSGEEEHVLEAVKRTKERIMTQKDEGIQITVKEQMSIQPKLLDASIRSVLKESSDLLGSSNCSIQSGAGHDAMVLSDFTACGMIFIPSKAGLSHCPEEWSSATDLAVGTNILFETINKLMKEKSS; encoded by the coding sequence ATGAAAGCAAATCAAAACCGGATTCAACAGCATATCGAGTTATTAAGCCAATTTACGGCAACGCCAGGTCAAGGTGTAACAAGATTGACGTATAGTCAAGAAGATTTACTAGCACGAAACTACATTAAGGAAAGAATGGTCGAATACGGGCTTACCGTTACAGAAGATGGTTTCGGAAATATTTTCGGGAAACTTGAAGGGCAGATGCCGGACAAGCCTTCCGTACTGGTCGGCTCTCACTTTGATTCTGTTCCAAATGGTGGTGCCTATGACGGGACTGCTGGTGTAGTTGTGGGGTTGGAATTGGCTGCACTGTTTAAGGAAAATGCCATTACGCCTCTCTATCCTCTTGAAATTATTGCGTTTGTTGAAGAGGAAGGCTCGCGGTTTGGGGGCGGGCTTATGGGCTCAAGGGGGATGATGGGCGTCCTAACTGAGTCGGACTTTGATCAGTTGGCGGATGCGGAAGGCATATTAGCAAAAGATGCGATGTTGGAGATTGGACTAGATCCTTCGAAAAAGAAAGTGCGCGATCCGAAAACAATTCTTGCTTTTCTTGAACTGCATATCGAGCAAGGTCCGATACTTGAAGAAAAAGGAATCCAAGTTGGGATTGTTGAAGGAATTGTTGGCCTCACCCATTTAGAGGTGACGGTGCAAGGGCGAGCGGGACATGCAGGGACGACGCCGATGGACAGACGTTCGGATGCGCTCGTCACTGCTGCGCGCATAGTTGGCGATTTGCCTGAGATTGCCGCTACGGTCGGTAATGGAACTGTCATCACAACAGGACGATTAAACGTATTCCCAAACGGGTCAAATGTCATTCCTGAAAACGTCACTTTCACAGTTGATATACGTTCAGGTGAAGAGGAGCACGTGCTCGAGGCTGTCAAGCGCACGAAAGAAAGAATTATGACTCAAAAAGATGAAGGTATTCAAATAACTGTTAAAGAACAGATGTCTATTCAACCGAAATTATTAGATGCAAGCATTCGTTCTGTATTGAAAGAATCGAGTGATTTACTGGGTTCTTCGAATTGCTCTATACAAAGCGGAGCGGGTCATGATGCGATGGTTTTATCAGATTTCACCGCTTGTGGAATGATTTTCATCCCGAGTAAAGCTGGACTGAGTCATTGCCCGGAAGAATGGTCGAGTGCAACAGATTTGGCGGTAGGTACAAATATTTTATTCGAAACGATTAATAAATTAATGAAGGAGAAATCATCATGA